The Lepus europaeus isolate LE1 chromosome 1, mLepTim1.pri, whole genome shotgun sequence genome contains the following window.
ctggggtcagAGCAAACAGAAGTGTGTACACATTTTCAGTCTGTCTTACCTAAGATGTGACATAGTTAAAATTTTGAtctaaaatatattctctttatcTTGAACCATGTAGGCTCAGGTGCAAATGAAGATTCCAAGGACATAACTGCCTACCACACAGTGTTTCTTACAGCCATATTAGGAGGAACAATAGTCATTGTCATTGGATTTTTTGTTGTGCTGCTTTGTTATTGCAGGTGAGaacattaatgaatataaacacaGACCCATCAAAATATCATTTTAGTATATTCTGTATATTCCAAATTATATTTGTAGGAATAACGTATTTGACCttcaaaatacataattaaaaataaagttatattatACAGTAGCATTGCTTATGTGATACCCATAGAGCAGGGTGATTTTTAAGAATGAACTTTTTTGAtcataacttttaaatatttttttgccTTCTCTCTAGGGGTAAGTGTGGTACTCCACagaagagggaaagaaatatCACTAAACTTGAGGTCCTCAAGAGAGACCAGACAACTTCAACAACACACATAAATCACATCAGTTCTGTCAAAGTTGCATTAAAAGCTGAGGAAAAGTCACAGCTATTCAATGCCCAAACCTCCACATATAGCCCTCAAAAGAAGGAGCCAGCAAatgcagacccagaagaaagagTTTCAATGGTGAAAACTCGGGACAATTTTAAAATCTACAACGAAGATGTTTCGTTTCTGTCAGTCAATCAGAACACTTACTCACGAAACCCAACACAGTCTTTGGAGCCCAAGGTAGGGTCCAGACAGCCTAACCACATTAACAACAATGTGTCTTCGTCATTAGGTGATGCTCAAGAGGAAAAGAGGTACCTCACAGGTAATGAGGGGGTACACGGGCGTTCCCACATTCCTGAACAGCTTATGCATATCTATAGCCAGCCCATTGCCATCCTTCAGACATCCGACCTTTTCTCTACTCCAGAGCAGTTACACGCTGCCAAGTCAGCTACTTTGCCAAGAAAGGGACAGCTAGTCTATGGCCAACGGATGGAACCAGTACACAGAGAGAACTTTACCCAGACATTGCCCAAAATGCCGATGCATACTCACGCACAGCCTCCAGATGCCAGAGAAGAGGACATGGTACTCGAAGGCCAACAGAGCTTGCCGTcccaggcttcagattggagccGATACTCCAGCAGCTTACTGGAATCAGTCTCTGTTCCTGGGACACTAAACGAAACTGTTGTAATGACTCCGTTTTCATCAGAGCTTCAAGGTATTTCAGAACAGACCCTCCTGGAGCTGTCCAAAGGAAAGCCCTCGCCCCATCCCAGAGCCTGGTTTGTGTCTCTTGATGGAAAGCCAGTCGCACAAGTGAGACACTCCTTCATAGACCTGAAAAAGGGCAAGAGAGCTCAGAGCAATGACACGAGCCTGGACTCTGGGGTGGATATGAATGAGCTTCACTCAAGTCGAAAGCTGGAGAGGGAGAAAACATTTATCAAAAGCATGCATCAGCCCAAGATCCTTTACTTAGAAGACTTAGACCTCAGCAGCAGTGAGAGTGGAACCACCGTCTGCTCCCCCGAGGACCCAGCTTTAAGGCACATCCTGGATGGAGGGGGTGGAGTCATCATGGAGCACCCTGGGGAAGAATCCCTAGGAAGAAAAAGTACTGTTGAAGATTTTGAAGCCAATACGTCCCCCACTAGAAAAAGGGGCAGACCGCCGCTAGCCAAAAGAGACAGCAAGACCAATATCTGGAAGAAACGAGAGGAACGCCCACTGATTCCCATCAATTAATTCCAATAGTGGTTGTGTTTCTGCTGTCTTGTGCTGTTCTTGCTTCTTGTTGTCAGTTACAGTATGAACTAAGAAGTGAGACTGAGCAATCTTAGGGTCCATTGGCAGTCTCAAGCAGAGTAGATAGTAAAATGGTAATTCAGTAATCCGAGAGAAAGATACTGAGGAATGCTTTTTCTGgc
Protein-coding sequences here:
- the FAM171B gene encoding protein FAM171B, whose protein sequence is MARLCRRVPCTLLLGLAAVLLKARLVPAAARAELSRSDLSLIQQQQQQQQRQREEAEEERPGVPGAASTLTVPVSMFMLKVQVNDIISRQYLSQAVVEVFVNYTKTNSTVTKNNGAVLIKVPYKLGLSLTIIAYKDGYVLTSLPWKTGRMPIYSSVTLSLFPQSQANIWLFEDTVLITGKLADAKSQPSVQFSKALIKLPDNHHISNVTGYLTVLQQFLKVDNFLYSTGITLSKPGFENIELTPLAAICVKIYSGGKELKVDGSIQISLPLLHTNDISVGDRIPAWTLDMNTGAWVNHGRGMVKEHNNHLVWTYDAPHLGYWIAAPLPGSRGSGANEDSKDITAYHTVFLTAILGGTIVIVIGFFVVLLCYCRGKCGTPQKRERNITKLEVLKRDQTTSTTHINHISSVKVALKAEEKSQLFNAQTSTYSPQKKEPANADPEERVSMVKTRDNFKIYNEDVSFLSVNQNTYSRNPTQSLEPKVGSRQPNHINNNVSSSLGDAQEEKRYLTGNEGVHGRSHIPEQLMHIYSQPIAILQTSDLFSTPEQLHAAKSATLPRKGQLVYGQRMEPVHRENFTQTLPKMPMHTHAQPPDAREEDMVLEGQQSLPSQASDWSRYSSSLLESVSVPGTLNETVVMTPFSSELQGISEQTLLELSKGKPSPHPRAWFVSLDGKPVAQVRHSFIDLKKGKRAQSNDTSLDSGVDMNELHSSRKLEREKTFIKSMHQPKILYLEDLDLSSSESGTTVCSPEDPALRHILDGGGGVIMEHPGEESLGRKSTVEDFEANTSPTRKRGRPPLAKRDSKTNIWKKREERPLIPIN